The following nucleotide sequence is from Pseudomonas putida S13.1.2.
GAAGCACTGCAGCAATACAACGAGGAAGGCGGCCTGCCTGCGCGCCACCAACGCTACGCCGACAACTGCAAGACCCTGCTCGACGGCATGGCCGCCATCGGCCTGCGCAGCTTCCTGCCAGCCGATATCCAGGCGCCGATCATCGTCACCTTCCACGCACCAAACGATCCTCGCTACCAGTTCAAGGACTTCTACGAGCGGGTCAAGGCCAAGGGCTTCATCCTCTACCCGGGCAAGCTGACCCAGGTCGAAACCTTCCGCGTCGGCTGCATTGGCGTGGTCGGTGCCGATGGCATGCAGGCCGCCGTGAATGCTGTGGCCGAAGTACTGCGGGAAATGGAAGTGCTGGACATCTGACCCTTTGCCCACCCGAATTCAGGAATTAGCGCACATGAACTACAGCAACCCCACCCAGCTGCAAGCCGCCATCCTCGACTGGGCCGGCACCGTGGTCGACTTCGGCTCTTTCGCCCCCACCCAGATCTTTGTCGAGGCCTTTGCCGAGTTCGACGTGCAAGTGTCCATCGAGGAAGCCCGTGGCCCGATGGGCATGGGCAAGTGGGACCACATCCGTACCCTGTGCGACGTACCGGAAATCGCCGAGCGCTACCGCAAGGTGTTCGGCCGCACGCCGACCGACGATGACGTCACCGCCATCTACAACCGCTTCATGCCGCTGCAGATCGAGAAGATCGCCGTGCACTCGGCACTGATCCCCGGTGCGCTGGACACCCTTACCGGGCTGCGCCAGGACGGCCTGAAGATCGGCTCGTGCTCGGGCTACCCGAAGGTGGTGATGGACAAGGTGGTAGAACTGGCGGCGCAGAACGGTTACGTGGCCGACCACGTGGTGGCCACCGACGAAACCCCTAACGGCCGACCATGGCCGGCCCAGGCCCTGGCCAACGTGATTGCACTGGGCATTGACGATGTGGCGGCCTGCGTGAAGGTCGACGACACCGTGCCGGGCATTCTCGAAGGCCGCCGTGCCGGCATGTGGACCGTGGCACTGGTGTGCTCGGGCAACGCGCTGGGGCTGACCTGGGAAGGCTTCCGGGCGCTGAGCGCGGAGAAGCTGGAAAGCGAGCGCACGCGCATCCACGCACTGTTTGCCAGCTCGCGCCCGCACTACCTGATCGATACCATCAACGAACTGCCTGAAGTGATCGCCGACATCAACCGGCGCCTGGCCAAAGGCGAGATGCCACAAGCCTTCTGAAGCCGTGCGCAAGGCCTGTAGGAGCGGCCTTGTGTCGCGATCGGGCTGCGCAGCAGCCCCGGCAATCCAGCCCTTTTTGCTAAATCCGAGGGGCCGCTCTGCGGCCCGATCGCGACACAAGGCCGCGCCCCCACAAGACTACAAAGCCGGGCGGATCAAGCAGGTAATCTGGGTCGCTTTTCAGCCTGGATCTGTACATTGAGTTGCCGCTGCAAGTTCCCAACAATGGGCCATCCCAGTCCTGAGATGCCCAGCCCCCAATGAGCACACACACCCGCACCAGCCGCCTTACCGTCCCGCAACTGGTAGCCATGAAAGGCCGGCAGAAGATCGTATCGCTCACCGCCTACTCAAGCTCCATCGCCCGGGTGATCGACCCGCTGGTCGACTTCATCCTGGTCGGCGATTCCACGGCCATGGTCGGCTACGGCCGCCCGTCCACCCTGGGCATGCGCCTGGACGAGACCATCGCCCATACCCGCGCCGTGGTCGACAGCACCCGCCTGGCCTGCGTGATCGCCGACATGCCGTTTGGCAGCTACCAGGAATCCCACGAACAAGCCTTTCGCAACTGCGCCCAGGTATTGGCCAGCACCGGCTGCGACGCGCTCAAGCTGGAGGCCAATCAGGCATTGGCGAGCACCGTCGAATTCCTGGTCGCACGGGGTATCCCGATCATGGCGCACATCGGCCTGATGCCGCAGTTCGTCAATGCCATGGGCGGCTACAAGGCCCAGGGGCTAAGCCCGGACAGCGCGGCAGCGCTGCGGGCCGATGCGCAGGCCAACCTGCACGCCGGGGCTTTCAGCCTGTTGCTGGAAGGCGTGGCAGAGCCCGTGGCCCGCGCCATCACCCAGGCCAGCGACAAACCGACCATTGGCATTGGCGCCTCACCCGCCTGCGATGGCCAGGTGCTGGTCACCGAAGACCTGCTGGGGCTGGGGGGGGACCACGTGCCACGCTTCGTCAAGCAGTATGCCGACGTCGGCCAGGTGATCCGTGAGGCCTGCGCCCGCTATGCAGACGAAGTGCGCGACGGGGCGTTCCCTGCCCTGCACCACTGCTACGGGGCTTGAGCTTCGGCCTGAATCGCCTCGACCAGGCATTGCAGCGCGGAGGCGATATTCTTGCTCCAGTCCACTGTGCAGCACAGCCGCAGGTGGCTGCGCCATAGGCCACACTGGCTGAAGAGCTCCCCGGGGGCGATGACGATGCGCTGCGCCAGCAACCGCTCGAAGACCCGGCGCATATCTATCGGCCGGGTCGCCTGCAACCACAGGCTGGCCCCGCCTTGGGGCTCGGTGATGCGCAGGCAGCCCTGGCCGTAGACGTCCAGTAGCGCCTTCATCTGCTGCAGGCGTTGGCGCAGCATGGGCCGCAAGCGCTGTACATGCAGCTCGACCCGGCGCGAGGTGAACAGCTTGGCGATGGCCTTTTGGCGAATCGGTGACAAGCGAAAAGCACGTTCCATAAACAGCTGCTGCAACCGCTCGGTATGTTGCCGGCAGAGCAGGTAGCCAAAGGGCGCCTCTGCACCGATCAGCTTGTCGAAGGTCGAAAACACCAGTAGCCGGTCAGGGTCGGCGAAGTCCCGGTAGCGTGGCGCTGACCCGTCGAAACACAACTGGCCGTAGCCATCGTTTTCAAACAGCCACACCGCGTCCTCGGCCAGCCAGCGGCAAATCTGCTGTTTGTCCGCTGCGGGCATCAAGCCACCTTGCGGCACGTTGGCCGCTGACGACAGCACTGCCAGGCGCACCGGCTGATCGCACAGCAGCCGGTGAAACTGCTGCAGGTCGAAACGCCCGTCATCACCCAATGGCACTTCGATGATGATCATGCGTGCAGCCTGCAACTGCCTCAGCACCGCCCAGTTGCAGGGCGACTCCACCAGCGCCACCTGGCCCTCCAGGTCGAGCGCGCGTAACGATAAATCGAGGATGCTGCGCAGGTCCGCGCCGATGAATACCTGATCGGCGCTCCAGTAATGCTGGGCCGAGCGGGTGTAGCGGTCGGCCAGCACGCTGCGCAACTCGGGCTCACCGAACGGCTGGAACAACGGTGCCAACGAGTGCGGGTATTGGCGCGCCAGTTCGCGCTCGATCATCAGTAACGGCTGTTGCAGCGACAGCAACATGGCCGGCGCATCACTGCCCAGGGCCAGCATGCCCGGCTGACGGGCGCTGGCGAAAACTGTGTCGAGCAGGCTCGGTGAATGCTGGCCACGCATGGCGGGCGCGCGGGTTCGGCTGAAGTAGCCCTGCTTGGGCCGCGCATACACCCGCCCTTCGTCTTCCAGCAGCGCATAGGCGTACTTGGTACTGGATACCGAAACGCTCAGGCGCTGGGCCAGCTCGCGCAGCGACGGCAAGCGCTGCTCCACATCGCAGGGCGCTGCCTCGATCCTGTCGAGCAAGTAGCGGTAGACCGCCTGGTAGGTGTAGCTGGGCTTGTCGATCTGACTGTTGTCCATGGCGGCGACTGTGACGGCATTGAACCCAACCCTGTCGCGTTGGTAAACCCCTACTGTGGCAATTGCACCTGCGGCTTGGTCGCCGCAAAGATCGCCCAGCTGGACACGAACAGCGCCGCGATCAATGGCCCGATCACAAAGCCGTTGAGCCCGAATACTGCCAGCCCACCCAGCGTCGACACCAGGATCAGGTAGTCCGGCATGCGCGTATCCTTGCCCACCAGAATCGGCCGCAGCACGTTATCCACCAGGCCAATCACCAGCACCCCGAACGCGGTCAGGATAATCCCCGGCAGTATCGCCCCGGTCAGCAGGAAATACGCGGCCACCGGCGCCCAGACGATGCCCGCACCCACCGCCGGCAGTAGCGACAGAAACGCCATCAGCACCGCCCACACCAGTGCGCTGGGGATATCCAGCACCCAGAAAATGAACCCGCCCAGCGCCCCTTGGGTAATGGCCACCAATACGTTGCCTTTCACCGTCGCCCGCACCACACGGTTGAACTTCAGCTGCAAACGGCGCTTCTGGTGCTCGGGCAGCGGTACGGCCTGCCTCACCCGGCGGGCCACTTCCGGGCCGTCGCGCAGAAAGAAGAACAGCAGGTACATCATGATGCCAAAGCTGACCACGAACTCGAACGTGCCTTGACCAAAGCTGAACGCCTGGCTGGCCAATACCTGGCTACCTTGGGTTGCCCACTTGGTGATCTTGTCACGCAACCCGTCGAGGTTGCCCATGCCCATGTTGTCCAGGCCATGCTGGGCGAATGGCGGGAGCAGGTCCTTGCCGTGCTCGACGTAACCGGCAATGTCCAGTTGCCCGCTTTCGATGCGCTGGTACAGCGTGGCGCCCTCCTGGACCAGCAGCGCGCTGGTGATGATCACCGGCAGGATCGCCACCAGCAGGCACACCAGCGTGGTCGTGGCCGCGGCCAGGTTGCGTCGCCGCCCGAAGCGGATCAGCAGGTGGCGCTGCAGCGGGGCGAACAGGATGCCGAGGATCACCGCCCAGAAGATTGCGCCGTAATACGGCAACAGGATCCAGAAGAAGGCAATGGTCACCAGCGCCAGGAGTACTGCCAGGGCTTTGTTCTGTAACGCGGTTTCGTTCATTGCAGTTCCTCTCTTGGCTTGTGAGAGATTAGTGCATGGCACTCGGGCAAAAGTGCCGCGCTCACTTGACGCAAATCAATACGCGCCTTGTCCATCGCCCCTAGCATCCCGGCCTTTTTGCCCCGGTGCGCACATGAACCCTACCGCCAAGCCCGAACTGCTGGCCCCCGCCGGCACCCTCAAGACCATGCGCTACGCCTTTGCCTACGGCGCCGACGCGGTCTACGCCGGCCAGCCGCGCTACAGCCTGCGGGTGCGCAACAACGAATTCGACCACGCCAACCTGGCGCTGGGCATCCAGGAGGCGCATGCCCTGGGCAAGCGCTTCTACGTAGTGGTCAACATCGCCCCGCACAACGCCAAGCTCAAGACCTTTCTCAAGGACCTGGCACCGGTCATCGACATGGCGCCGGACGCGCTGATCATGTCCGACCCCGGCCTGATCATGCTGGTACGCCAGCACTTCCCGCAGATGCCGGTGCACTTGTCGGTGCAGGCCAACACGGTCAACTGGGCCAGCGTGCAGTTCTGGCAGCAGTTGGGCCTGAGCCGGGTAATCCTGTCGCGCGAGCTGTCCCTGGAAGAGATCGAGGAAATCCGCCAGCAGGTACCGGGCATGGAGCTGGAGGTGTTCGTCCACGGCGCGCTGTGCATGGCCTATTCCGGCCGTTGCCTGCTGTCGGGCTACCTCAACAAGCGTGACGCCAACCAGGGTAGCTGCACCAACGCCTGCCGCTGGAAGTACAACGCCACGCCGGCCACCGAGAACGCCACCGGCGATATCGTGCGCGAAGTGCAGCCCACCCTTGGCCTGGGCGCCCCTACCGAGCAGGTTTTCCTGCTGCAGGAAAGCAACCGCCCAGGCACCGAAATGCCGGCGTTCGAAGATGAACACGGCACCTACATCATGAACGCCAAGGACCTGCGCGCCATCCAGCACGTCGAGCGCCTGGCCGGCATGGGCGTGCATTCGCTGAAGATCGAAGGCCGCACCAAGTCGCACTTCTATTGCGCCCGCGCCGTACAGTCGTACCGCCAGGCGATCGACGACGCCGTGGCCGGGCGGCCGTTCGACCGCGCCTTGATGGGCAACCTCGAATCCCTCGCGCAACGCGGCTACACCGAAGGCTTCCTGCGCCGCCACGTGCACGATGAATACCAGAACTACCAACGCGGCAACTCGGTCTCGGAGCGCCAGCAGTTCGTCGGTGAACTGACCGGCGTGCGGGTCGAAGGCCTGGCCGAGGTCAAGGTGAAGAACCGCTTTGCCGTGGGTGACCACCTGGAGCTGATGACCCCGCGTGGCAACTACCACTTCGACCTGCACCGCCTGTGCAACCGCCAGCAGCAGGCCATCGACGTGGCGCCAGGCGACGGCCATGTGGTGTACCTGCCCATCCCGGAACAGGTCGCACTGGACCACGCCCTGCTGATGCGCGACCTGCGCGGCGACGAGGTGGCAAGCTGACAATGCTGTAATGTGCGCCTCAGCTGCCTGACAGGCGCCTTCAGCCAACATCGTGGCTCCCCCACAGAGGCCACGCCATGTTGCGCAACCCCACCCGCCGTACCTTTGTCAAAGGCCTGGGCGCCGCCAGCACACTGGCGGGCCTGGGGCTGTGGCGCCCGCTGGCCCAGGCCGCCGAAGGCCAGGACCTGGCCGGCCAGCACTTCGAGCTGTTCATCGGCCAGACCCCGGTCAATATCACCGGCCGCCCGCGCACCGCACTCACCCTCAACAACAGCCTGCCAGGCCCGTTGCTGCGCTGGCGCGAAGGCGATACCGTGACCCTGCGCGTGCGCAACCGCCTGGCCCAGGACACCTCGATCCACTGGCACGGCATCCTCCTGCCCGCCAACATGGACGGCGTACCAGGCCTGAGCTTCGCCGGCATCGAACCCGGCGGCGACTACCTGTACCAGTTCACCCTGCGCCAGAGCGGTACCTACTGGTACCACAGCCACTCTGGGCTGCAGGAACAGGCCGGGGTGTACGGGGCCATCGTGATCGAGCCACGCGAACCCGAACCGCATCGCTACCAGCGCGACCACGTGCTGCTGTTCAGCGACTGGTCGGACCACGCGCCGGAACAGCTGATGGCCACCCTGAAGAAACAGTCCGACGCGTACAACTACCACAAGCGCACGGTCGGCGACTTCATCGACGACGTGGCCGACAACGGCTGGAGCCCCACCGTCGCCGAGCGCACGGCCTGGGCGCGCATGCGCATGAGCCCTACCGACCTCGCCGATATCAGCGCCGCCACCTACACCTACCTGCTCAACGGCCAGCCGCCGGAGGGCAACTTCACCTGCCTGGGCCAGCCGGGCGAAACCGTGCGTCTGCGGCTGATCAACGCCTCGGCCATGACCTATTTCGATTTCCGTATCCCCGGGCTGAAGCTGACGGTGATCGCCGCCGACGGCTTGCCGGTGAAGCCGGTGACCGTGGATGAGCTGCGCATTGCCGTGGCCGAAACCTATGACGTGCTGGTGACCGTGGGCGACCAACCGGCCTACACCCTGTTTGCCCAGAGCATGGACCGTACCGGCTTCGCCCGCGGCACCCTGGCCCGCGCCGCCGGGCTGCAGGCCCCGGTACCTGCGCCCGACCCGCGCCCGGTGCTGAGCATGGACGACATGGGGCACGGCGGCATGGGCGCCATGGCGGGCATGGACCACAGCAACATGGCCGGCATGGACCACGCTGCCATGCCGGCCATGCAGCAACACCCGGCCAGCGAAACCGGCAACCCGCTGGTGGACATGCAGACCATGGCACCGCGCGCCAACCTGGCCGACCCCGGCATAGGCCTGCGCAACAATGGCCGCCGCGTGCTGACCTACGCCGACCTGCGCAGCCCCTACCCCGACCCGGACGGCCGCGCGCCATCGCGCGACATCGAGCTGCACCTGACCGGCCACATGGAGCGTTTCGCCTGGTCGTTCGACGGCGTCAAGTTCAGCGATGCCGAGCCGTTGCGCCTGACCTACGGCGAGCGGGTGCGCATCACCTTGGTCAACGACACCATGATGACCCACCCCATTCACCTGCACGGCATGTGGAGCGACCTGGAAGACGAGCACGGCCAGTTTCTGGTGCGCAAGCACACCGTCGACATCCCGCCCGGCAGCCGACGCTCCTACCGGGTGACTGCCGACGCCCTTGGCCGCTGGGCCTACCACTGCCACCTGCTCTATCACATGGAGACCGGCATGTTCCGCGAGGTACGCGTCGATGAATGACACCCGCAACCGCAGCGTCGTGGCAGGCGTGGCCCTGCTGACGCTGTTCGCCAGTGAACGTGTGCTGGCCGCTGGCATGGAGCACATGAACCATGGCCAGATGAACCATGAAAGCATGGGCCATGGCCCGGCTACGCCCAGCCCGCCGCGCACGCCCCTGCCTGCAATCACCGACGCCGACCGCCGCGCCGCCTTCCCGCCACTGCCAGGGCACCAGGTACACGACCGGGCGCTGAACGGGGCCGTGATCGTCGACAAGCTCGAATACCAGAACTTCGAGAGCAGCAGTGCCCTGAACTGGAACGCCACGGCCTGGGTCGGCGGCGATATCGACCGCCTGTGGCTGCGCACGGAAGGCGAGCGCGAGCAGGGCAAGACGCACAAGGCTGAACTGCAGGCGCTGTGGGGCCATGCCGTGAGCCCGTGGTGGGAGCTGGTGGCCGGCGTGCGCCAGGACTTCAAGCCCGCCACCGGCCAGACCTGGGCCGGCTTCGGCATTCAAGGCACGCCGCTGTATGGCCTGGAGCTGCAAGCCACCGTCTACGCCGGCGAGCGGCAACAGACCGCGCTGCGCGTGGAAGCTGCTTACGCTATGCTGCTGACCAACCGCTGGATACTGGAACCTAACCTGGAAGCCAACCTCTACGGCCGCAACGACGCCAGGCGCGAGCAAGGCGCAGGGCTGGCCGACAGCGAGGTGGGCCTGCGCCTGCGCTACGAGATCACCCGTGGCTTCGCCCCCTATGTCGGGGTCAGTTTCAACCGCCTGCACGGCAAGCGTGCCGACCAGGCCCGCGAAGACGGCGAAGACCTGGGCCAGACCCGCCTGGTTGCCGGTGTCCGCCTGCGTTTCTAAAGGAGTGCTCCACCATGCTGCGCAAACACCTACTGCCCCTGGGCCTGCTGGCCATCACCGGCCTGGCCCAGGCCGCCGAGACCATCGACGTCTACCGCGACCCCAACTGCGGCTGCTGCAAGGCCTGGATCAGCCACCTGCGTGACAACGGTTTCGCCGTCAACGACCACGTCGAGCCGAACATGAGCGCGGTCAAGCAGCGCTTGGGCGTGGCGCCGCGCCTGGCCTCATGCCACACCGGGGTGATCGACGGCAAGTTCGTCGAAGGCCATGTGCCGGCCGAGCAAGTGCGCCTGCTGGCCAAGCGCAGCGACCTCAAGGGCCTGGCCGTGCCGGGCATGCCCATGGGCTCGCCCGGCATGGAAATGGGCGACCACAAGGATGCCTACCAGGTCATCGGCGTCACCCAGGATGGCCAGGACACCGTTGTAGCCAACTACTGATGCTCAGCCTGTGGGCGCTGTTCCTCAGCGCCTTTGGCGCCGCCACCTTGCTGCCGCTGCAATCGGAGGCCGTGCTGGTCGGCCTTTTGCTGCGCCAGCCCGAGGCCTGGGCAACCCTGCTGCTGGTGGCCACCCTGGGCAATGTGCTGGGTTCGGTCGTGAACTGGCTGCTGGGCCGCGCCGTCGAGCACCTGCGCGGCAAGCGCTGGTTCCCGTTCAGCGCTGCCCAGCTGGAGCGCGCGCAGCAGCGTTACCAGCGCTGGGGGCAGTGGTCGTTGCTGCTCAGCTGGATGCCGGTGGTCGGCGACCCGCTGACCTTGATCGCGGGCATCATGCGCGAGCCGTTCTGGCACTTCCTGCTGCTGGTGACAATTGCCAAGGCAGGCCGCTATGCAGTGCTGGTGATGATTACCCTGGGCTGGTTTCACGCCTGGTAACACCTTTCACGTTCCCGTCGCACGCCTGGCTGCTAAAGTCGCCTATTCCTACACGGCCCTACACGGAGTGCCCCCATGCTGCGCGCAACCGCCCTGGCCCTGGCCTGCCTTGTCGGCAGCCCGGCCATCGCCGCCGAGCCACCTACCTACGGCCCCCAGCTCGAAGGCTTCAGCTACCCGCACCCGCTCAAGCACTTTGACTTCAAGTCCCAGGGTCAGGCCCTGCAGATGGGCTACATGGACGTCCCCGCACAAGGCCAGGCCAACGGCCACAGCGTGGTGCTGATGCACGGCAAGAACTTCTGCGCCGCCACCTGGGAAACCACCATCGACGCGCTGAGCAAGGCCGGTTACCGGGTCATCGCCCCCGACCAGGTCGGCTTCTGCACTTCCAGCAAGCCCGCGCATTACCAGTACAGCTTCCAGCAGTTGGCGGGCAACACCCATGCCTTGCTCGAACAGCTGGGTATCAGGCAAGCCATCGTGCTAGGGCATTCCACGGGCGGCATGCTCGCCACCCGCTATGCGCTGATGTACCCGCAGCAGGTGGAACGCCTGGCCATGGTCAACCCGATTGGCCTGGAAGACTGGAAAGCCCTGGGCGTGCCCTATCGTACGGTGGACCAGTGGTATGCCCGCGAGCTCAAGCTGGATGCCGAGGGGGTGCGCGAGTATGAGCGCAAGACCTACTACGCCGGGCGCTGGAAGCCGGAGTACGAGCGCTGGGTACAGATGCTGGCGGGCCTGAACAAGGGGCCGGGGCATGAAGCGGTGGCGTGGAACTCGGCGCTGATCTACGACATGATTTTCACCCAACCGGTGTACCACGAGTTCAAGGACCTGCAAATGCCGACCTTGCTGCTGATCGGCGACAAGGACACCACGGCCATTGGCAGCGATATCGCACCGCCGGAGGTAAAGGCGAAGCTGGGCAAGTATGAAGTGCTTGGCCCGCAGGTGGCCAAGCTGATCCCCAAAGGTGAACTGATCACCTTCGAAGGCATGGGGCATGCGCCGCAGATCGAAGAACCCGTGCGGTTCAACCGCACACTGGTCGAGTGGCTGGCCAAGTGAAGCGGGGGCCCGAGACCTGCTCAGCACCTGTGGGAGCGGCCTTGCGTCGCGATGGGCCGCAAAGCGGCCCCCAGCACTCTTCAGCCAAACCGCTGTAGTTGCATCTCCCGCAACCGGCTCAAGGTCCGCTGGTACGGGAATGCCAGATACCCCTGCGTATACAGCTCTTCCAGCGGCACCTCGGCCTCGAGGTACAGTGCCACACGGCGGTCGTAGCACTCATCGACCAGGGCGATAAAGCGGCGTACCGCATCGTCCTTGGGCGACAGCGCCGGCAGTTCGCGGTCGCCTGCCACCACCCGCGCCGCACCATCTTCAGTGCCACGGGCAATGCGACCGGCCTGCTGCTTACCGCCCAGCGCCGGAATACCCGACACCAGGATGGCCGGAAAACGGTCGCAAAGCGCCATGAACTCCATGGCTGCCAGCGGTTGTTCGCACAGGTCGGTAAAGCGGCACCAGATAGCCTGCTCACTGCGCCGCACAACCTGCACCTGCCTGGAGCCAATAGCCAAGGGCTGAACGTTGCCTGCAGTGTCCGGGCTTAGCTGGCGGAGCACCTCGCCCAGCGGGCTGACCTGCCCTGCTTGCGCGACCCAGTAGCGCTGCCGTTCGACGCCCGGGTGCAGCCGGTGGTCCTGCTCGCCTGCCACCGGCAGTACCTGCATGTGCCGCTGGATCGCGGCGATGGCCGGCAGGAACCGCTCGCGGTTGAAGCCATCGCGGTAGAGCTGTTCGGGTGGCTGGTTGGAGGTGGCGACTACCACCACGCCCTGATCGAACAGCACCTGGAACAGGCGACCGAGGATAATGGCGTCGCCAATGTCGTTGACGAACAGTTCGTCGAAGCACAGCACGCGGATCTGCCCGGCCAGCTCCCGGGCCAACGCCAGCAGCGGGTCGGCGGTGCCATTGAGCTGGAACAGGCGCTGGTGGACCCAGGCCATGAAGTGATGGAAGTGCTGACGCCGACTGGGTATGCATAGGCAGCGGTGGAACTGGTCCATCAGCCAGGTCTTGCCCCGCCCGACCGGGCCCCAGAGGTAGATGCCCTGGGTGGGGCGGCGCTGCTCGACAGCCAGGAAGCAGGCCTGCAAGGCATCCACGGCGCTGGCCTGGGCAGGGTCGTCAGCGTAACCCTGAGTGCTCAGGGCTTGCTGGTAAAGGGATTGGGGAGTGATGGCCATGGCCGCATTCTACACAGGTGCCTGTAGGAGCGGCCTTGCGTCGCGATGGGCCGCAGAGCGGCCCCAACAATCTATGCAGCAATGCTGAAATCTTGGGGCCGCTGCGCGGCCCATCGCGACGCAAGGCCGCTCCTACAGGGACCGCGTCAGTCGGCCAGGCCTACCTTCAGCAATGCGCCGTCCTTGTCATCGGTCAGCACATAGATGTAGCCATCCGGCCCAACCCGTACATCGCGGATACGCGCCTTCAAGTCACCCAGCAATCGTTCCTCATGCACCACCTTGTCGCCCTTCAGCTGCAAGCGGATCAGCTCCTGCGTCGCCAACGCACCAATGAACAGGTTGTGGTCCCAGGCCTTGAATGTCGGGCTGTCGTAGAACGCCATGCCGCTGATGCCCGGCGACTTCTCCCACACATGGTGCGGGTCGACCATGCCGTCCACATGCTTGCCCTTGGCCTCGGGAATCGGCAGCAGCGAGTAGTTGATGCCATGGGTCGCAACCGGCCAGCCGTAGTTCTTGCCGGGCTCGGGGATGTTGATTTCGTCACCACCGCGCGGGCCGTGTTCGTGGGTCCACAGCTTGCCGGTCCAGGGGTTGAGCGCGGCACCTTGCTGGTTGCGGTGGCCGAACGACCAGATCTCCGGCCGCACGTTGTCCTTGCCGACGAAGGGGTTGTCCTTGGGCACTTCGCCATCGGGCAAGATGCGCACGATCTTGCCTTGCAGCTT
It contains:
- the phnX gene encoding phosphonoacetaldehyde hydrolase, which translates into the protein MNYSNPTQLQAAILDWAGTVVDFGSFAPTQIFVEAFAEFDVQVSIEEARGPMGMGKWDHIRTLCDVPEIAERYRKVFGRTPTDDDVTAIYNRFMPLQIEKIAVHSALIPGALDTLTGLRQDGLKIGSCSGYPKVVMDKVVELAAQNGYVADHVVATDETPNGRPWPAQALANVIALGIDDVAACVKVDDTVPGILEGRRAGMWTVALVCSGNALGLTWEGFRALSAEKLESERTRIHALFASSRPHYLIDTINELPEVIADINRRLAKGEMPQAF
- the panB gene encoding 3-methyl-2-oxobutanoate hydroxymethyltransferase yields the protein MSTHTRTSRLTVPQLVAMKGRQKIVSLTAYSSSIARVIDPLVDFILVGDSTAMVGYGRPSTLGMRLDETIAHTRAVVDSTRLACVIADMPFGSYQESHEQAFRNCAQVLASTGCDALKLEANQALASTVEFLVARGIPIMAHIGLMPQFVNAMGGYKAQGLSPDSAAALRADAQANLHAGAFSLLLEGVAEPVARAITQASDKPTIGIGASPACDGQVLVTEDLLGLGGDHVPRFVKQYADVGQVIREACARYADEVRDGAFPALHHCYGA
- a CDS encoding PLP-dependent aminotransferase family protein; this translates as MDNSQIDKPSYTYQAVYRYLLDRIEAAPCDVEQRLPSLRELAQRLSVSVSSTKYAYALLEDEGRVYARPKQGYFSRTRAPAMRGQHSPSLLDTVFASARQPGMLALGSDAPAMLLSLQQPLLMIERELARQYPHSLAPLFQPFGEPELRSVLADRYTRSAQHYWSADQVFIGADLRSILDLSLRALDLEGQVALVESPCNWAVLRQLQAARMIIIEVPLGDDGRFDLQQFHRLLCDQPVRLAVLSSAANVPQGGLMPAADKQQICRWLAEDAVWLFENDGYGQLCFDGSAPRYRDFADPDRLLVFSTFDKLIGAEAPFGYLLCRQHTERLQQLFMERAFRLSPIRQKAIAKLFTSRRVELHVQRLRPMLRQRLQQMKALLDVYGQGCLRITEPQGGASLWLQATRPIDMRRVFERLLAQRIVIAPGELFSQCGLWRSHLRLCCTVDWSKNIASALQCLVEAIQAEAQAP
- a CDS encoding AI-2E family transporter, with the protein product MNETALQNKALAVLLALVTIAFFWILLPYYGAIFWAVILGILFAPLQRHLLIRFGRRRNLAAATTTLVCLLVAILPVIITSALLVQEGATLYQRIESGQLDIAGYVEHGKDLLPPFAQHGLDNMGMGNLDGLRDKITKWATQGSQVLASQAFSFGQGTFEFVVSFGIMMYLLFFFLRDGPEVARRVRQAVPLPEHQKRRLQLKFNRVVRATVKGNVLVAITQGALGGFIFWVLDIPSALVWAVLMAFLSLLPAVGAGIVWAPVAAYFLLTGAILPGIILTAFGVLVIGLVDNVLRPILVGKDTRMPDYLILVSTLGGLAVFGLNGFVIGPLIAALFVSSWAIFAATKPQVQLPQ
- the yegQ gene encoding tRNA 5-hydroxyuridine modification protein YegQ produces the protein MNPTAKPELLAPAGTLKTMRYAFAYGADAVYAGQPRYSLRVRNNEFDHANLALGIQEAHALGKRFYVVVNIAPHNAKLKTFLKDLAPVIDMAPDALIMSDPGLIMLVRQHFPQMPVHLSVQANTVNWASVQFWQQLGLSRVILSRELSLEEIEEIRQQVPGMELEVFVHGALCMAYSGRCLLSGYLNKRDANQGSCTNACRWKYNATPATENATGDIVREVQPTLGLGAPTEQVFLLQESNRPGTEMPAFEDEHGTYIMNAKDLRAIQHVERLAGMGVHSLKIEGRTKSHFYCARAVQSYRQAIDDAVAGRPFDRALMGNLESLAQRGYTEGFLRRHVHDEYQNYQRGNSVSERQQFVGELTGVRVEGLAEVKVKNRFAVGDHLELMTPRGNYHFDLHRLCNRQQQAIDVAPGDGHVVYLPIPEQVALDHALLMRDLRGDEVAS
- a CDS encoding copper resistance system multicopper oxidase, with amino-acid sequence MRNPTRRTFVKGLGAASTLAGLGLWRPLAQAAEGQDLAGQHFELFIGQTPVNITGRPRTALTLNNSLPGPLLRWREGDTVTLRVRNRLAQDTSIHWHGILLPANMDGVPGLSFAGIEPGGDYLYQFTLRQSGTYWYHSHSGLQEQAGVYGAIVIEPREPEPHRYQRDHVLLFSDWSDHAPEQLMATLKKQSDAYNYHKRTVGDFIDDVADNGWSPTVAERTAWARMRMSPTDLADISAATYTYLLNGQPPEGNFTCLGQPGETVRLRLINASAMTYFDFRIPGLKLTVIAADGLPVKPVTVDELRIAVAETYDVLVTVGDQPAYTLFAQSMDRTGFARGTLARAAGLQAPVPAPDPRPVLSMDDMGHGGMGAMAGMDHSNMAGMDHAAMPAMQQHPASETGNPLVDMQTMAPRANLADPGIGLRNNGRRVLTYADLRSPYPDPDGRAPSRDIELHLTGHMERFAWSFDGVKFSDAEPLRLTYGERVRITLVNDTMMTHPIHLHGMWSDLEDEHGQFLVRKHTVDIPPGSRRSYRVTADALGRWAYHCHLLYHMETGMFREVRVDE
- a CDS encoding copper resistance protein B; this encodes MNDTRNRSVVAGVALLTLFASERVLAAGMEHMNHGQMNHESMGHGPATPSPPRTPLPAITDADRRAAFPPLPGHQVHDRALNGAVIVDKLEYQNFESSSALNWNATAWVGGDIDRLWLRTEGEREQGKTHKAELQALWGHAVSPWWELVAGVRQDFKPATGQTWAGFGIQGTPLYGLELQATVYAGERQQTALRVEAAYAMLLTNRWILEPNLEANLYGRNDARREQGAGLADSEVGLRLRYEITRGFAPYVGVSFNRLHGKRADQAREDGEDLGQTRLVAGVRLRF